A stretch of the Notamacropus eugenii isolate mMacEug1 chromosome 2, mMacEug1.pri_v2, whole genome shotgun sequence genome encodes the following:
- the PAQR8 gene encoding membrane progestin receptor beta, translated as MTTAILERLSTLSVSGQQLRRLPKLLEDGLPKMPCTVPETDVPQLFREPYIHTGYRPTGHEWRYYFFSLFQKHNEVVNVWTHLLAALAVLLRFQAFAEAEALPWTSVHSLPLLLFILSSITYLTCSLLAHLLQSKSELSHYTFYFVDYVGVSVYQYGSALAHFFYSSDPAWYERFWLFFLPAAAFCGWLSCAGCCYAKYRYRRPYPVMRKICQVVPAGLAFILDISPVAHRVALCHLSGCQEQAAWYHTLQIFFFLVSAYFFSCPVPEKYFPGSCDIVGHGHQIFHAFLSVCTLSQLEAILLDYKGRQDIFLQRHSPLSVYLACLSFFILAACSGTTAALLRRKIKAELTKKDF; from the coding sequence ATGACAACTGCCATCTTGGAGCGTCTCAGCACACTCTCTGTCAGTGGACAACAGCTTCGACGCCTGCCTAAACTCCTGGAGGATGGCCTTCCCAAGATGCCTTGCACCGTCCCAGAAACTGATGTGCCCCAGCTCTTCCGAGAGCCTTACATCCACACTGGCTACCGCCCCACAGGCCATGAGTGGCGTTACTATTTCTTCAGCCTCTTTCAGAAACACAACGAGGTGGTTAATGTCTGGACCCACTTGCTGGCTGCTCTGGCTGTCCTCCTGAGATTCCAGGCCTTTGCAGAGGCAGAAGCCCTGCCGTGGACCTCAGTGCATTCCCTGCCTTTGCTTCTCTTTATCTTGTCCTCCATCACATACCTCACCTGCAGCCTCCTGGCCCACCTACTACAGTCCAAATCAGAGCTGTCCCACTACACCTTCTATTTTGTGGATTACGTTGGGGTGAGCGTCTACCAGTATGGCAGTGCCCTAGCTCACTTCTTCTATAGTTCTGACCCAGCCTGGTATGAGCggttctggcttttcttcctGCCAGCAGCTGCTTTCTGCGGCTGGTTGTCTTGTGCTGGTTGCTGCTATGCCAAGTACCGTTACAGGAGGCCTTACCCAGTCATGAGGAAGATCTGCCAAGTGGTCCCAGCGGGGCTGGCCTTCATTCTGGACATCAGTCCCGTGGCTCATCGAGTGGCACTGTGCCACCTGTCTGGCTGTCAGGAACAGGCTGCGTGGTACCACACCctgcagattttcttttttttggtcagtgCCTATTTCTTCTCTTGTCCAGTCCCAGAGAAGTATTTCCCAGGGTCCTGCGACATCGTAGGTCATGGGCACCAGATCTTCCATGCCTTCCTGTCGGTCTGCACCCTCTCCCAACTGGAGGCCATTCTTCTGGATTATAAAGGACGACAGGATATCTTTCTGCAGCGTCATAGCCCCCTGTCTGTCTATTTGGCCTGCCTCTCGTTCTTCATCTTGGCTGCCTGTAGTGGTACAACAGCAGCCCTCCTAAGGCGCAAGATCAAGGCTGAACTGACCAAGAAGGATTTCTGA